The Cutaneotrichosporon cavernicola HIS019 DNA, chromosome: 3 region GACGTTACtcaaggtcggcgcggTCAGCGCCGTCGAGTCGATTTGGCAGGTGCTGCCGGCCAAGCTGCGAAAGGACCGCGAGTTTGCCGAGCTCCGCTTGGGGACTGTGTCGCGGTGGGCGAAGAATGCTCGCGACGCCTTCGTCGCCCCTCTACCGGACGAGCTGGACACGGCATACCGAGCATTCTGGGACGCGTTTACTGTGTTCCAGGACCCGAGTGTCAAGACTGTTCCCATCACACACCGGATCCTGTGTGTGGCGAGCGCCGACCTCGCAGCGCTCATGCACCGCGTTGGGCAGCGGAGCTTGGAGACCGCACGGATCGAGGACGCATTTGAGGCGCTCCACCGCATCCTCCGCGTGGTGTTGGAGAAGGGGTACGGCGTCGATATTGATGCCAttccgagctcggcggacCGATTGGCCGAGACACCTGGCCAGTTCCGCGCCATGCCTCCCGTTGTCCTTaacgccgtcctcgaccacctcaGTGTGTCCGGGAGGAACGCGCACCAGCTGTTCGCGGCGTTTGACGTGCTCACGTCCGAAACACCAGTACCCAACAAACGGGCTTttgaagaagaagaggacgaTGACGTGCCGAACCTCGCGAACGCAACGGCCCAGGCCGAGAGCGATCCCGACCGCACCAACTGGTGGGGCCGCAAGATGAACAGGGCCGCGTACTTTGAGTCGGCGCCTGCACCTTCTGGGGAACCCACGCCGTCTCATGCATCCGATCCCATCTCATCCACTTCACCACCTGACTTCCAGACAATTCGCTCCGTATCCGACTACCTCCCGAAGCCGGTGTGGCCTCTGCaagtcgtcgccgacgctTCGAAACCCGCGGCCAAAGAACGCTACGACGCGGACACGGTAGTGCTCCTCCTGAGGGCTGCGCGCAgggaggacgagtggggcctcctccagcgcATCCTGGAAGTAAGCGTGGCAGACGCCTTGGCAACCGACTCGGCATGGCTCTCGGTGTACCTGGCCACCCCTCCAGCGGAGAGGATCAACCTGCCTCGGCCAGGGAGGATATCGCCCGAATGGTTCGCCAGCGCCCTAGCGGAATACACCCAGGCGTATGACCGGCATGCACAGCGCACCGTGTCACTCCTCGAGAAGGTAGTGGCTTGGACGGCACAGAAGATCGAGGTGGTGACCGCCTCCGAGACACCGCACTGCGAGTTCAAGGTCGTGGAAGGGGGGGAGCACGAGCGCATTGTCCTCGCCCCACCAGATGTGTCGCCAAAGGAACTGCGATTCATGCGCAACAAGCGCTCCTTCCTTGCCCACACCTACCTCGCACGACTGtaccgcgacctcgacgagtttgCAAAGTACCTCCCTCGCGCGGCATtccaggccgagcgccgGAAGGGGTGGAAGGCATCGGCGAGGGAACGCAAGGGAGCAACGGAGCtggagagggaagaggagccTCCCAACTGGGGTTAGAGGATGAATAGATGCATTGCATCTTGTACTACTATGCAAGGTTACATTACAATCAACGCAGGAGGGAGGGCACGAGGATAGGCGGAGAACGAGGCACCTTGAATTAAATAGCCGGCATACCCGCTCGGATGGCGGCAAAAACAAACGCGTCGAGATCGGAATGAATCTCTCATCAGCAACATCCTCCACACCTCCACCTACGATGGACGCCGACTCACCCTTCACCCTCCGCCCTCTCCGCGACTTTGAAGACGAGACCCTACAACTCGCAGACCTCTCCTTAGCGGACGAGACCTTTGACGGGGACGCACACCCGCTAGGTCTTCCCCCTCCATCGatggcgtcgtcctcacgCGCCCCATACCGGCCACAAGATTCAAGCCTGACAGCGAGCCTCGCCCAAGACGACAGCGCTAGATCAAGTACGAGATCAAGTGCGAGATCGAGTGCTCGCTCATCCCCGACTCCCGGACCGCGACCTGATCATGAAGAGGGGGGAAACGatgccgcgcgcgacgagcaaCTCCGCGGGTCGCTTTCCGATCTGCGGCGCATCAACGGCGTCATGGACGGATTTCTTAATGCCCTTGAAGCGGTAAAGGGGCATAACCAGGTGCGTGAGATTGAGTATTGGACTGACTCCAGCGCCTAGAGGAGAAGGTCAAGCAGAGTCGACGGTTGCTCGACGATTATGTCGGCCTCATGAGCCAGACGCACCATACCAAGCAGCTGCTGTTGAATCCCAAGTGGACGGGGATGCACGATGTGGGTGTTTCTTTCCTCCCTTTTCCTTCTCCCCTttcttccttctccttgtcgtctGTTCTCCCTTGCCGTCTTTCTCCCTTCCTtgctctctctctctctttccATCCGCCCCTCTCCCACCCTTCTACCTCATCATATATCTGCCATCTCATTGTCAAGCTGTTTGTACCCGAtctcagctgacatcaggaCGTAGCCGCTATCCAGGAAGCTGACGAACGCCGCATTGCCTCCCTccaggctgaggaggacgcgcgaCTCGCAGCCGAGCAAGcactcgccgaggccgaggcggagaaggagcgcgagcgcgagcgagaAAGGGAACGTGAACGGGTGCGCGAAGCAGCGCGTggacggggacggggacgcGGCTTCGGCGCCAGCTCTGGGTTTgggacgcggcggccggcTGCGTCTGCGTctgggactgggactgCTGGGAGGGGTACGGGGATCCCGTCGCGGAGTCGGCCCACGAGCGCTGCTGGCGGGCGCGTGGCGCGGTACGACCATGTACAGAGTAGTGGGTATGGTGCGCGGCCACGGTAGAGATAGAGTATGACTACATGGCGTGATGTACACTTGTTCTATATACAACATGGCTACTGCTGCACACACGTGtcgcgcacctcgcgccCCAGTTTGGAGTACCGGAAGCGCCGGAGACCATCGAGCAGTTCcctgtcctcgtcggtgagctcgggctcggcgtcgagggcaaTGTTGACTCCGATACCGCTGCGGCGCTTAGACGGCTCGTCGGGTTCGGGGTTGAGTAGCGCAAGCTTGCGCTTGAGTATGGACGTCAACGGGTGCGCAGGGTCAGAAGGTGCAGgcactggcgtcagctgcCAAAGAAAACACTCAAGCCGAATTGATCGGAGACTCACCGCTCGCAAGCGCAAAAGGGAACATGTCGGCAGCCTTGACTCCCCGCCCCttctcgacgccctcgcgccGTTCCAGTCCGCGAATAACGAATcgtccatcctcatccacTGCCGGCTCGCACTTCGGAAACGTCATGCGTGCAAGTGCAATAAGTTCGACGGGATTGAGCAtgcgcggcggcacgcGTTCATCCGAGTCGTCAGGCTCGTCGGGTTGTGAGTGCTCGTTGTGCTCGGTGTGCTCAGCGTGCTCACCGCGCTGAgcgtgctcggcgtgctcggcaTCTTGCAGGAACATGTCCCCCTCCATACCCATGTTGGCCTCAAAGTCCTTGAGTtcggcgtgctcgacgccgagctcgctgaGATCCACCTCGCCTTCTACCGGGTCCACCTCGCTTTGGTTGACTTGGTCGACCTGGATTTGGTCCACCTGTTCGTGGTTCACCTGTTCGTGGCCGACCTGGTCAACCTGTTCGGCTTGGTCCACTTgatccacctcctcctcagccacagggaggagagaggagaagcgcgccGCATAAGCGGTGTACAGCTCTGTTTGGGTAAGTGAGGGCCCGACGCCTTCACCTTGGTGCTGGTAATTGCTGAGgagcctggtgtcagctgccgCCAGACAAGAGCAGCTGCTACATTCAGGTTACCTGGATTGCAGCTGGTCTGCGCGTCCCCACCATCCGGCTCGACCTTTTCGCCACTTACCAAGTCGTCCCCCGCAACGGCTCAACCATGGCATCAACCCCGCGATCCCACTCAGCCTCGATAACGGCCCCATCCTTATCCCTAAGCCCACGAAGTACGTAATCGCCATCATCGCGCGCCATCTCACACCCGGGGAAGGTAGAGCATGCGAGCTGTATCAACTCCTGtccgccgaggagcggggccgaggtggagtACGGATCAAAGCGCGACTTGTAGGCGTTGTACAGGGTTAGTTGGGAGACGGAGACCGAGGGTGGTCCGGGACGGTACGTGACTTGGAGCCTGGGGTTAGGTTGGGGtagggggagggagggagggagggagggagggggggagggagcggggaaggggaagacAACGAGAAGAGAACAAGTGTTGAACGTACCAGCTACTAGCCCTTCCCGgctcctccatcccctccaAGTCACTCAGTCCGCGCAACTTGTTCCTCCTCTGCCTGAAATACTCCCTAATCTTATTCCACGGCCTCCCGGTCCTCTCGGCCAATAtctccagctcgcgcttgctCGGGTTCGGATTCCGGGCATAAAACTCGCGGAGGACCATGAGTTGTTGTGCATTACTCAACGGCGAGTCTGGGGCTTGTCTGTGCGGCGGGCCGAAGGGGAACGCCTGTCGGGCGCGCGCGTACGcaggtggtggaggaggaccaTGGCCCGGCTGGGGAGGGTAGTCGTCCTGCGCGGCTACGGCTGCTGCcacggcctcgacggcagCTTGGTTTTCTAGCTCGCGGGTCAAGTCCATCTGCGGGGAGTAGGACATTGTGTCAAAGTGGACCACTGatgtggaggttggagatGTGAAGAATACAGGAAGAAAAACGGGGTAACAATTGGtcaaggtggaggagagaagttctgccccactctgtTTGGGTTTCAAACCACAAATCAAAGTACACTACTGGAAGCTGGAAGCTGCAACGAACAGCATCAATGCAAAGTCCAACCCGCTCCGCGATGCATAGAGCAACAAGTACAATACATTGCAACAAGCTACGTTGCCTTCTACCAAACTACCAAACTATGCAAAATGCTAATTGATACTACTATAAAgtgcgcgtgcggcggAGACGGCTGgcctcaccctcacgcGCAAACGCAGCCAGAGTTGCCATCGCAGCGTCATGCAACCGACGCGCGTACCCAAGGACCGCGTGGGCGCCGGtcaggtcgaggttgaccaATGCCGTATCGTCACCCACGGCCGCGTCCAGCGtcgcgaggaggcggtgcTGGGCAGtcaggcgctcgacctcctcctcgtcctcctcgtcctcattGGCAGAGGCGGGGCCTGGAATACGTGCAAGAGCAGGGCGGGTCGGGGTGGGAGCATCCTGGAAGGCCGACGGGATCGCTTCAGAacggtcgagcgcgtccaaGAAGGCAGAAgggccgtcctcgaggacagAGGGCGCATCCTGGAACGCAGAGGGAATGGCCTCGCTGCGGTCCGCAGGctcctcaaggtcgagctgTCCGGCGAGGTCCTTGACCACAGTAGAGAAGCCGACGTCGGAAGGtgtctcgtcgacctcgatctGCTCCTCCTGTTCGAGCTCCggctcgagctgctcctctggggcgtcgacctcaatcggctcgccgacggccgcaacgtcggcgatgggctggtcgccctcggcaggctcctcggcgggctcctcctcgatcggCTCCCCGACTTGGGTTTTAGGCTCCCCCACCTCTGGAGTTTCCTCGATCGACCGAGGCTCAGCACTGGTCGTCCTGGACACCGTCTGCCGCCGCTCACGGCGGAGCGAGCGCGcatccttggcctcggtTTTTGGGTTCGGAGCAGATGCAGTCGTGCGTAGGCGCTTGGGACGGCGGTTGGCGGATTCCTCGACTATGCTCTCCGACTCGCGCTTGCGGCGGGCCGATGAGCGTGTGGAGCGCTGTGACTGGCCCTTCTCCggctgggcggcggcgggctggGAGGCTGGCTCAGCTGACCGGAGCCTGGTGACTGGCTCAGGAAGAGCGGGCCGGACTCCCAGTTGAGGCTCGGGCTCCTCGGCTATAGTGGGCTCAACACTTGGGGTCTTGCGTGAGTGTGTGGGCCGCACCTCAGCTGCGAGCGACTGGTTCGCAACGCGGCGGGAGCGTCTGCGCGGTTCAGACTGCGACTCGACCTGCGACTCGGGCTCCGAGTTGACCTGTGTCGGCTCGAGCGAAGGCGTCGACTGCTTGCTCTGCGAGCGCCTCATCACGCGGGCTGCGGGTGTCGGCTTGCGTGCTGGTGGCTCGACGGACtcgacgtccatctcggcggGAGAAGGCTCGTCCGTCACAACTGGCGCCGACAGGACGACCTCAGGCTGGACGGGCTCCTTGCGCAACTCGTCCACAATGTCGCCCTGGCTCGCTGACTCGTCGTACGTGTTGTTCCCGACATGTTCCTCGTTGATCGACTCGTATGTGTTGTTTCCaggctcgtcctcgtcaacgtccGTGTCCTCCAGCTCATAGCTGGCGGGCACGTGCTCGGCGAAGAACGAGCCAATGCTTGGCACGCGGCGCAGGAGCTTGCCGAAAATCGACTCGGGCCGATTCGCGTCGCGCGACTGGCGTGGGGGAgtcggctcgtcctcgatgtCCGTGCCGAAAATGACCGTGTCGTTGCCTACGCCGGGGcttgaggcgcgcgagcgcgcagcTTTCGACCGAGTGCGTCTGCGACTCGTCTTCGTGCTCTTGGCGCGCTTCTTGGGGCCGAAGACGTCTGTCGACCCGGCCgaagacggcgacgagtcAATGAGCACCTCGGGTTTCCGCTTGAGCTGCGGCTGCGACTGCGagacgtcggcgtcgtaGTCGGTGTGAGAGTCGGTCGACGGGTTCGCAGGCGTCGGACGCGGGCTTTCAGCTTCGTCGAGGGACAGGTCGACAGCCTCAtccgcttcctcctcgtaTTCGCCGCGGCTGTTCTGCGTCTCTGGTACGATGTCTTCGGAGTCCTGGGTGACAGCTGGCTCGGCGATCTGCGGCTGGACAGATCCAGCGAACGGGAAGCGGTCGCTGGCACACGACTGTGACTCGTCAGAGTACAGACCCTCGACAATGATGAGACCCGGCACGGCGGTAAGGACGTCCTGGAGGAATcccgcgacgtcgtccgAGTACTCGAGGCGGCCCGCAGGCTGGAACGACCGCCGCCAGAAGTCCTGGAACGCAGTGGGGACGGCAGCACTGCGAGCGCACGAGAGACGTGGAGCATAAATGTCGATAAGGCTGTTCATCGTAGCGCTCGAGGCAGGCATGCTGCCGCTCTcgatggcgagggtgaTCGCGCTCAGGATGGCGATGTACAACCCATCGAGCTCGTGGACAAGGTCACCACCggcggccttctcctcgtccttcatCCACATGACGAGCGACGTGCGAAGAGGCTCCAGGACGTCGGGCACAGCGTTGGCCGGGAGCGCGCGGAAGACGTCTGAGACGGTGTTGACAAGACGAGCGACTGCACCCGGCTCGGCAGCGGGGTATGATGCGTCTAGCACAGACGAGATGAAACTGAGGAAGTCGACGGGGACATAGTTCTCGTTAATGCTGAAGTGCGACGCGTGGTAGTGCTCAGTAGGCACCAACGAGACCTTGGACGACGCGACCGCGAGGCAGTGCAGCATGGTCGGCGAGGCCAGGCGACGCTTTGTCTCGACATAGTCACCCGACACAGCTGCAAAGTCCTCCAAGTGGGCGGCGAGTgtctcgaggacgccaaAGTTCGAGCCAACGCGCTTGGCGCGGAAGCGCAAGACAGTAGTCTCAAGAAGCGAGTCCCACGCAGCGAGATCCTCGTCGGCTGGGGTATTGTACCAGACCGAGTCGGAGCTCTCGCTGCGGAACGGGCACGAGAGGAGACTAACCAACAAGTCGCCGGTGTAGTTGGTCTTGGCCGCCGTGTCCGCAGGCTGCAGGTCAACCGCGCCGATCCATGCAAGGGCTGGTGTTAGCTTGGGCTCGCTGGGTCAGGGTTTAGCTCACAGAGTGTACGCCAGACGTCGAAATGCAGGCGCTCGTGGTTCTCGAAGATCCACGGCATCGCGTTGGCGACATGTCCCAGCATACGTGTGTTCTGCCTAGACCCGATCCGGAGGAGCCACGAGACGAGCTCCCTGAACCGCTCGCGCGTCTTGTCGTCCATAGTCTGCGTCAAGTGCTTGGAGCGGAGGATGTGCTTGAGGACATGTCCCGCCACTGTGGGGTTGCCGAAAgcctcgtcttcctccagGGTGCGGGACTGAGTGGGAGACTCGATCTGCACTGTGCCGAGCGCACGCTCACCGaggacctcctcggctACGCGGATGAGGTGCATGAccacgccgaggcggaTCGCCGAGGGGCTCAGCGTCGAATGGCCATCCTCGTTGAGCAAGCAGATGGGCATGTACTCCACGGGATCGCGGTCAAAGATTTCGAGGAGCGTCTTCGTGACAGCATACAGGCCAATCTTGAAGAGCGGCGTCGCCGCACCTTCTGGGACATGGGTGATTGACATGGCACAGAGGAGGTTGGTCCACACATGCGACAACGTCTGAGGGAGGAGCACAATGCCGTCGACGTTGCACACCCATTCGACGGAGCTGAGGTTGTTGATGCCGCCAATGCCATCGAACGCGTCAACAAATAGGGTAAGAAGCTTGCCTAGTCTCTTGGCGACCCAGAGCTTGCCCCATGCCGGGATCTCGGAGGGTTTAATGCGGTCGCCCTCGAACGCGCGGATCAGCTCTTGCACGAGTGTCGGGTCCGTTGCCTCCAAGtggacgacgtcgccatTAAAGTACCGCCACGAGAGGAGTCGGTCGATAGACCTCTGAGGagtgggggtgggaggttCAGCAGTGACGGCCTCTAGGATCGACCACGCCTGGTTCTTGAGCGGGTCGACGCCGCAAATCGGGAATGATTGCTTCAAGATGGGCAAGAGAATAAGCTCGAATGTCCTGTCCAGCCGCGGCAGGCGAAGTTCCTCGGGCGTGAGATCGggcgcgacgccgtcaGAGGACGGTAACCCCGAGAGCCGCGAGACTTCCTTGGCGGTCGGGTCCTCgtggtcgagcgcgagcgtgctGTATGCGTAGACGATGGCCGGTGCGATCGAACCGGCTGAGACCATGTACGCCGTCTTGCGCGGCTTCTCGGCTCGCTTCCACGTCCAACGCTTTTCGTTGCGGAACTCGGGAAactcgacgagcgcgcgcgcgaaATTGTCGACGTTGAGGGCCTCCTGCACAGCCGTCCTGAAGGGAAACATGATCCTGTTAACGCGAGCGGTGACATCCTgccccgacgacgcgatGAAGGGGTTGAACGAGCGTACCATGCGGCCGTCGGAAATGGAACAAGAGGATCCAGCAAGCAGGTAGGCGTGGATGGCGTGCTGCCATGCAGTGCAGGCAAGAACGGGACGGACCGAGTTGGTTGACGGCTGTAGCGAgcgctgttgtcagttCGGAAACGCCAATGAGTAACTCACGTCCATGATGTGGTCCATGTGGAGGACAAATGGGGATGAGTTGTACGACGAACCCAGTAGAGTTGCGACAGCTGCCCAGGTCGAGCAGGCCCAGGCAACATCCTCGGGCTTGCCGACTAACGACCTGAACGCCGCCTCAAGTGAGCTCCATTCAGAGCGCATCTGCTGGCCCTTATCCGACCTGGTGTCGTTGAAACGCTTTGGTGAGAACTTGGCCATGGTCTTGAAGAAGTTGATCGTGTGCTGCTCGCTCTTGCGGACCAGGTTCCGCATGTCCTCCCACTCCAACGTGGCGTGGTCATCGCATTCGAACCGCACTGCcaactcggcgtcggcaagTAGCTGGTAGCGGGCCTTGACGAAGGCTGAGACAGCGCCCGAGGCCAGGCGGCGCATCTCTATGTCCGTCGCAGACAcggcgcgcagcgaggTGGCCAGGTAGCGCTGGTATCCAGGGACCATGATCTCCGGGTAGtagcggaggagggaagagagagCGTGGAAagcctcgcgcttgaccATTGTTGAGTCCTTGAAGGCGAAAGGAGGACCGCCGTTGCCGAGCGTGTTCCAGGCgctgtcgagcgcgtcgaggatcttGTCCTGGACCTGCGCGACCCAACGAGATGGAAATCTGAGGTGTGCCATTACTGAGAGCGCTAACGAGTATGTGCGCTTCGGAATGGGCGTCGGCAGCACTGGTGTCTTTGGGATCATGATgacctgctcgagcagctggatgaggtcggcctcggagAACGCACTGAAGAGGCGTGGGGAGCTGAACAGGGCCGCGAGGAATCTGAGAGCCGCTGCACCAACACTAGACGCCTCGCGGCGGTACCGaatctcggcctcggaaTAACCCCTCCTTGATGGCGTGTTGGATGGCGAAGGGGGAAGTCGTGCTGTCGCTGGCCTGGTTTCTGGCTGCAGACCGCGGAACGGTGTCGACGATTGCGAGTGCTCAGACTGTGGAACCTTGCCCATTAGACGGCTGAGGTCACGCGTCATGGCGCGGACGAGGGCCGGCGCCTCATCCGAGATGGGCTCGGCGACCGTGTCCAGGTGCAGCTGCGTATCCTCGGTCACCGGACCAATGCTGTACAACACCTCGCGCATCTTGGCGGTGAGGGTGCAGTACGCCTCttcgagggtgaggaggtcctcggcgcctTCAAGGATGACGCTGACGAGAGATGTGGGGTGCATGCACTCGATCTCCTCCGACTCCTCGTCActcccgtcgccgcccgGCGCGTCAGCCCCGCCTGCGCTATCGTCCGAGCCAGGAacatcgtcgtcgctgggCAGCTTGCCCGCGACACCGTCCTCTGCTGTGTCGCAGAGCTGAGCGAGGGAGCCTCCGCGCGCCATGCCTTTTGGATGGTttccgacgacgagcctCCTAGCTGGTTCGCGATTGGCCCACGAGCCCTCGCGCACAGTTCGCGCCACGCGAATGGACGACGGGTCGCTGGCTTTGAGGATGGGCCGTCGTGGACCCGATGGTGATGACGCGCGGTCGCTGGATGGGAGAGGTGAGCTAGTGGCTGGTGAGTATGAGCGAAttgatggtggtggggcTGTCTCAGGGACAATGGGCGAGTCCTTAGCAAACTCTTTGGTCTGGTTCTGCGTCGCGAAAGCAACACTTCTCCGCCTTTCCGTACCAGTACCAGCTGGAAGTGTTAGTGGAACAAGTATGAGACGGCGATTCCCGTCGATTCGCATTCGCGACTCACGGACGACCTTGGTCGCGTGTAATGGCCGCGTCGAACTGGCGGTGGAGGGCGTGGTGAAGGCTGACGCCGCGTACTTTGACGTGATGGGTGTTCTTGTCACGGAGGGTGAGGTCTTCGAGCTGACGAAGGGTGCCGCGGATGGTCGTGACGAGGGGATGGCTGGCATGTTGTGAAgacggagaggagggtgggggaTAGTAGCGCGGTCCAGTGGCCTGGTTGGCCAAAATCAAGACTGGAGAGATGACGCGTTTGGAGGGTGTTGCACGGCGTTGGAGTGGTGAggagtgagagagagagagagagacaaTGGTATGCTAGTGGACCAATGGTGATGATAGCGAGGAAAGAGAAGATgagagaggaaggtgatgaTGGTGATTTTGGTTTGGATGTTTAGAGTGGGATTGAATGAAATGGTTTGGAGGGAATTGAAGCAAAAGGTCAGACGCGTCCTAATGACAATGTATCATTCAGGGTAAATAAGACGGCTGGTCACAGGGCCACAGGGCCACAGGGATGCTCACTGTACAAACCCACGCGTCGTAATGTTGGTTAATCAGGCACAATAATACCCAAAGTCAAATGACAAAGTACTAAATCGCATATGCAATAACAAACAAAAGAGAGAATACTGTACATTAATTCCACTCTTCAGATGGGATATCCACACTCGTTCCTTGACCATCCTGGTTCCGGACCAACATTGGCGACAGGTGATGCGGCTCGTCGGAGAGTGTGACCTCACCATCTTCAACCGTCCAGTTCCAGCGC contains the following coding sequences:
- a CDS encoding uncharacterized protein (DASH complex subunit Duo1); translated protein: MDADSPFTLRPLRDFEDETLQLADLSLADETFDGDAHPLGLPPPSMASSSRAPYRPQDSSLTASLAQDDSARSSTRSSARSSARSSPTPGPRPDHEEGGNDAARDEQLRGSLSDLRRINGVMDGFLNALEAVKGHNQRLEEKVKQSRRLLDDYVGLMSQTHHTKQLLLNPKWTGMHDDVAAIQEADERRIASLQAEEDARLAAEQALAEAEAEKERERERERERERGYGDPVAESAHERCWRARGAVRPCTE
- a CDS encoding uncharacterized protein (Membrane transport protein) → MSYSPQMDLTRELENQAAVEAVAAAVAAQDDYPPQPGHGPPPPPAYARARQAFPFGPPHRQAPDSPLSNAQQLMVLREFYARNPNPSKRELEILAERTGRPWNKIREYFRQRRNKLRGLSDLEGMEEPGRASSWLQVTYRPGPPSVSVSQLTLYNAYKSRFDPYSTSAPLLGGQELIQLACSTFPGCEMARDDGDYVLRGLRDKDGAVIEAEWDRGVDAMVEPLRGTTWLLSNYQHQGEGVGPSLTQTELYTAYAARFSSLLPVAEEEVDQVDQAEQVDQVGHEQVNHEQVDQIQVDQVNQSEVDPVEGEVDLSELGVEHAELKDFEANMGMEGDMFLQDAEHAEHAQRGEHAEHTEHNEHSQPDEPDDSDERVPPRMLNPVELIALARMTFPKCEPAVDEDGRFVIRGLERREGVEKGRGVKAADMFPFALASVPAPSDPAHPLTSILKRKLALLNPEPDEPSKRRSGIGVNIALDAEPELTDEDRELLDGLRRFRYSKLGREVRDTCVQQ